ATTGTGCAACAGATAAAAATCTTAGCACATCTCCAGAGTGATGCTGTTTAAAACATATGCtagaacattttaatattttttcttttgttgtctTGAAAAGAACTGCAAAATATTTTGCTAATGCACTATTAAAGTTTAAACTCTGAAAGAGAAACTGTCAAGAAATGCAAAAGTTTAAATTTTTAACAGCAGTGTTAACTGAGCCACATTATGTACTATTTCTTTAGCATTTTTGATTACTAGTTAGATTATTAAATGCAAGAGTCTAAATTTGTAACTTTAATACTGAGCTAATACAATcattaaagtatcaagaaatacAAAGATAAGCTCCAAATATCTGTGTTAATTCAATCACTTTGCACATACTATACACTAAGTTGTACATTTAACAAAGATACACCTTTGAGTGCTAAGAATGTGACAGATGCAGAAATCCCATTGTGACCTCACTTCTCTTATTCTGCTGCTCAGACTCACCTGCCTTTACTTAATTGAAGCACCCTCATGTTTACAGGTGGGAGCAATGAAGCCAATGAGTGTAGTGTCTTTAATATGAGAGGGAGAAGCACAGCATGAGTATTACATTGGTTAGGGCAAGGATCAGACAACaggctttgtttttctttctttcagatgGAGGCTTTTTTGAAAAAGCTTAATTTAGCCTGTAAGCATTTGATTGAGTATAGGGACATGTATGAGTATGAGAATCGCATAAAAACCTTCACAGATTGGCCTTTTATGGAGAATTGCAAATGTAGCCCTGAGCATGTAAGTCTGACAATTTTGTCTATACCTAGGAACTATAagacaaaaataataaattatatatataaaatttaattAGAACTCCCAAATACTTCATTCTCTTCCCTGATAGACTATGTTCATTAAAAATGCTCCTAAACCACATGTTCAAGTTAAAGCGGAGTTAGGAGTCTCAGTTAAGCCTACAAAAGTCAGGAAAAAAGAGGTAAGTACTTTAATGTCCTCCATATGCTGCTCTGAGAAGGCACTTCAGTGGGATGAGTGGCAGTGCACAATCAGTCTGGAAGCTTACCTTTCAGACATAAGGAagagggatttttttattttttttaaaccttctgtCTGAGTTCTACCTTTCCTGGAACTTCTGGATTAATTTGATGCTTTATTTCATGCTGTGCAGACTAAAGTGTTCCCTTGCTCCTGTATCTAAAGTTGCATGTGGTAGCAATGGCTACCCACATACATGCTAGAACTCCCTAAATGAACAATTCTTGCTACTTGGATTCCATTGTAGCAAGTGAAATTAACTATGAGAATATGGGTAtggtggtttttattttgtttgagttTTTAATGAATTAGAAACCTGTAACTTTCACAGTTATTGACTAGCTTGACAACTGAGGAAGTGCCCACTAGAGATAGGTAAATAGTGGAATTTTTGGGTAGGAGGGCCAAATGGAAAAATTTGAAAAACTATTTAAAACTCAtactaaaaaaaagtttaaaaagctTTCAATCAAATCTAAAACACTCATTTCAAACAACCCATAACACTTGCTGATGTAAAATGAAATTTGTGAGTTGTATTTTTCTCCCAGTTCAACCATTTCAGGTGGCTGGTTGTAGTTGTTAGCTGCGTGTGTTAAGCTGGCCAAATTTAAGATCAAAATGCAGTTTcaaatttgaaatgaaacattttgattctttTCCCCCAATTAAAATGGTTCTTTGAATTTGGGTCTTCTGATCCTGAAAAatgccttttttcttttcctccgGGGGGGTGGGATCAATCCACACAGATCTAGTGCTTGTTATCTAGCAGGAAGAATAAATATCAGCCAATTCATTATTGGGCCTTTAGCACTTATAAAAAAATAATCGTTTAAAATTATTGTCCACTCAGTGCTTTGAACATTATTGTAGCATTTGTATTGTACTTTGTATATTATGGCCCATAATGCTTTGAAACTGACATGAGTCATGGGTGGGTACAGCTGCTGTATATCTTGAGGGTTACACCTCAGATGAAGCATATTTGGAGTTATCTGAGCAGGTCTGAAGGAAGTTGAAACTACAACACATGTGGGACCACTTCTAAAGATGAGTAATTGTAGTTTTTAACTCTTTTTAGAGTTGATTTATCCATGTCTCTAATGTACTTACTGGTGGAATATAACTTGCTAAACTTTCTATACTAGGAAGCTCACTATAATGAGAACTACAGAGTTCTAACTTCATGTTTGTGTGACACTCTCCTTTTAATTGTGGGATTGCTTGGATATAATTATATTTGCAAATGACAGTTTAGTTCAACAAACTATGACCTCACCACTGACTATTCTCAAATATTTCAGGAATATTGAATGACAATTTTCCTTATTGTTTTCTCTAAGAGAAAATCTTGCATACATAGCAGTCAAATGTTGTTCTTGGATTCACGCATTAATACAATGGCAAGCTATGTCTTGCTTATTTCTGGATAAACTATTACTCCTAGTATTACTGTTCAGGCTAAAATTACAGGGTTTAGCCCCTGATTACTTCCTGGGCAATATATTGTGAATAACTAGCTCTTACTGCAATGCCTATGGAACACTGCCAACTGCCTAGTCATTATCATCTGATAATCTCAAAAATGGGTACTTGCAAACAGCTACTCCATGCAAAAACATGTTTATTGCCTTTAGCCTCTCTTCTCACCCTACAGCTTGTCTGTTACACCCTCCTGCTGCAAGACCCCAATGTTTGTGAAGGGTAGCCTTGCAGGACTACGACTTTAGacttaaactctctggggcaaggactgttGTGCAAATATATAAGAGACAGTGTCTATTACACCAGGTCCCAACAAACTGGGTCCCTAAGTACTACCACAACTAATTCTCCCCTGCAGATGGCAAGGGCTGGCTTTATCCACTGTCCAAGTGCAAATGAACCTGATGTGGCAAAGTGTTTCTTCTGCCTGATAGAgctggagggctgggagccaaatGATGATCCACAGTAAGCAGTAGTCTGCCTGTATTCTTCCTCACTCTTTATGCTGTGAAATGACTCAAATTTCTTGAAACAGTCCTCCACGTTATCTCTGGCTTACTCCCCTAATGTACTAGTTTGAGCATTGTTTCCCCTCCTATGAGTTCTGTGTGTTCTGGTTTAGTAATCAAAGCACTCATATAAACTTGACCAGCAGACTTCAATTTTCCATTACTAtgaaaaacatttgtttctttgcaTTCGGTGTAGTTGTATCCTGAAAAGTAACATACTGTTATTGAGGGTTCTTTACCTCTCGATGTTTCAATATAGTCTTCCCCATTTTACAATTTGAAAAAGGTTGGTCAGCACTGCAAACTCAGCATAAAATCTGAAACTCTAGCTGTATTGTTTCTGACTTACAACTGAAATATAACTATTATTGGAAGCTAGAAAAACTTCTTTTGCCTTTAGCTGTATTGCCTCTGCAGTGCTTACATAAGTAAACTCACCTATCACTAAAATAAGCAGCTGATTCTGAATAAACACAGGTAGCAAAGCTGAATAAAGAGGTCCTGGTTTTTTTATATAGCCCATATTTTAACTAGGGCCACTGGAGTGCACATCTCCCTCAACTCATTAAAATTGGTTTGTCTGTAAACCCTGTGGTctaaaaactgaaatgaaaagaaGTGCTTCAGGCTGCTTAATTTTGAAGCCTAGGTACCAGCTCTTGGGTTAAGTTTGTTAGCTATTCTGAAATATTCATACAGACCATAAAAGATGCTTGTTTTCCCTCTTGTTGAAATGAATATTCTGGTGTGATGGGAATAAACATAGTGCATCCCCCCCACCTTCAGCTAACTTGTGAGTTTCTGGCACATGTATCTTAAAGAATTTACTTCACCTCTTCCATCTGGTATTAGAGGAAAAGAGGAGTTTCACAACTCTCCTCTTGACACTTTATCAGTAAAAGTTTGATCAATGCAGCTATTTAGGGGCAAAAGAGAACATAAAACAAGCCTGTGAAAGTTGTAGAACATCTTTCATATTAGAAAATTGTGGAACTGTATCACTCTCTTCCATCTCCTCTGGAAATGCTGTGGAAGATTAACTATTCCCAAAATGAAACTCTTGTGTTTGTGCTACAGGGTAGAGCACTCCAAACGTCCTAGCAACTGTGGGTTTTTATCCCTTGCTAAGAACTTTGATGATCTGACAATGGAGGAATACTACATGCTGGAGATGGACCGGTTGAGGACTTTTCTTGTAAGTGCTCATGCAAATATTGTTTGTTGGCTTTGGCTTAAACAGAGGATGCTGTCTGAATAAAAATTTGCCCCCTTGGAGTGGTTTCCATATAGGAGAAAAGGCAGAAATCTCTCACTGAAGGGACCTGCCATGGCTGCAGTGTCTAGGAActcaaggccagatttttaaaaagtgtttgggCACTTAAAGAGGAAAATATCCcattatctgcatctttaagtgtCTAAAcgcttttaaaaaatctggccctctatGCCTAACTCCTTACAAAACTTCACTCCCTTGGATGTGTTTAATCTAACACGCTTACTTGGAAGAAAGAGAACTATCCCTTCTGTGTATAATATTAAAAACAGCCCTTGGAAACACCACTGAGTATTAACCAtactctgtaaaagcagcaaagagtcttgtggcaccttataaactaacagacgttttggagcatgagctttcgtgggtgaatgcccacttcgtcagatgcatgacatCCATACTCTGAAGCCCTGTCAGTTCAAGATGACACAAAGAGGCTAAATGTAGGCATAACTCTTGTCAAGCACTGTATTTTCCCCCGCTTCAGTGCTGTTGTGCCAGCAGCTTTCCCATACAACTGCAGAAGACAAACTGGACCCCCCTCTCACTAGTTCCGCAGTTATCTTGTTCACTGATAGATCATCTCTatggaatttaaaagaaaatggcaTTAATATCACACCTTAGAGAAGCCTTCCTTCTCCTGGGGTTACCTGAGTGGCAGCTGTCATGCTGTTGATGTGTATAAAGTGATAGCTGGCCCCAGGAACTGGACTGCTTTAGTTATCAAATGTCAATTTTTATTAGGTTCTATTAGTGAATCTAATGGGAGACTTAGAGGCTATGCTAGTTCCCCATTAAGGTAATAATCACTGACAAAAGTTCTGTGTCTCACTTTCTGGGTAGCTTTTGAGTGTCTAGGTCTAACACTTCAAACACTAAGTGAAAACTCTGGATTTACTTTAAGTGCAAAACCGGCAGAAGCACAATGAAGTTCTTTGAAGAAGAAGTTGATGCAACCAGAAAACACCTCATTGACCACTTTGTCAGCAAACATCAGTACACTCCAGAGCCAAAGATGCCAGTATCAGAATCTCCCTCAACATGCTGATTCTACTGCACAAAGTTCAGGAAGCCACCAGAACCCCCAAATGCAGACCACTGGGCAAAAAAGGATAAGATATCCACAGACTTTCAGGAAGGTGTGTTCATTTTTGTCTAATTTTCACGTGGCTGTTCTAAACATTGATCTGATTGGTACTTGGAATAGATATCAGAGATTCAGTTGTCTGAATAATAAAGTACTAATTTCTGTAGATGCTTACAAAGTACATAATATTCAATATGAACTCCTATCTTTTGAGGTATATTTGATCAGTATGGCAGATGTGGACCAATACATCTCCCAATAAACTGGTGTTTGTAAATATACATTGACTTGTTAAGCAGAATACTTCTGTATGTTTTTAGATGGTCAAAATTTGTATTCTTAAATAAAGACTTACAGCTGATACAAGTGTGCACCTGACTGTTATACCCAAGCTTTGGGAATGTTCAACTCAACAGATTTACTGCTGGGCTTTTTGCTGCCTTTCAAGCAGCCATAGTATCTGCCATTTATCAGTAAATATGTAGCTTCTGAAGGTGACCTTATCAGCCAGTTCCCAGTACCTGTCATAACCTTCAGAAGGACTTGAATAAAAGAACTATTGTTGGTGACAACTTACAATATTGTGTACTTACCACCCAGGTGACAATTGTGACTGAGTAGCTACAGACAAGCTTCCCTTGAAGCACAAAAACTGCATaaactctctctccctctcatgaCAGAGAACTTGATTTTATGTTCTAAATTCTAGTACTGTGGTAAGTGAAATATGCAACATCTTGTATAGCTACATGTGGTAGATATATAAACCCTGTACTCAGATGAAAGGATATGAAGGCAGAGGCAACACTAGCCATTATTTACTTGTCAATAGCTCACACTTACGAAGGGTAGAAGCTGATCATTGCTGTTGTCTGGTCAATATCCATGGTAGATACAGAAATGGACAAGAAGGCACTCTTGTCTAATGGTGCAGTCCCAGTATGGCATACCTCAGTGCAGCCTCTCTTTAGTTCCTCTCCCACATACTGGTAAACTAAGTCATGCACACTATTCTAAGAGGACTAACTGCACAGGACTTCAGCCTACACCAGGAATCTGGTTTTTGGGGGGTTGCTCGTCCTCGCTAACACGATATAAATTGCTGGCCAGGTGATCTTACAGAAACTAGTCTGTAAATATCTGTTGAAGTGAGGTTTGGCATAGATGCTGACTCTgtaggtgctctggggctggagcacccagggggggaaattggtgggtgctctgcacccacttgCAGCCAAGCTCCTCTGAGCACGCCATGGGCCCacttctccacctgcctcccagcgcttgctgccgtaaaacagctgtttcgtggcataacaagctctgggagggaggtgggaggagtgggaatgtggcatgctcagggcaggaggcagggaaggggtggggatttggggaaggggttggaatgggggcggagttggggcagggactttctgGGAAGGGATTGGAATAGGAGTGGAGTCAGGATAGGGTCAGGCACTTACCGGCACCagcagaagtcggcgcctatgaggTTTAGGGTTTCTAACCTTGTAATTCTCTGGACTAAATAAATATTCAACAGTAGTGATAAGTGTATTCTCATGCATGAGAATACAATGTGAAGTAAGTAATACAAATGTAAGTTGCTGAAGGGTACAATGCTGCTTACATTGAAGACAAATGAAGTTTGGTCTTGACTTCAATAACAGCAATATTGGGCTCCAATAGTGCAGTACTATCTTTAATGCATACTCAGAATTAGCAGACAAAAGGAATTGTGCATGCTTAAACAGTTTGAACTTGCAGAGGAATTTGACAAACAACTGGCTTGCTTTCCACTTTCAAAATGGAAAGACCAATGGGGTACTTCCACACTTACATTCCTTTCCTGATAAATGGAAAGTTCTACTTACAAAGAGGCAGATTACATTCTGTCACAAACTACAAACATGATCTGTTTCTTTTAAGTTAATCAGTGAATGCTTGAATAGCTTTGAAATGCATAAGCATCTGGTAACTCTTTAGTTTTAAGATCCATTTCCCTCCGACTACAGAAAAAGACAATTAATGGAGAGCGACAGAGAGAGTAAAATGGGGGGGGAAAAGCCAAACAATTTCTAAGGAAAGGGCAGTAGGTGAAACCCATGATACTGTCCAACAGCAAGTCTTTGCACTGCTACACTTACTTTGTCAGGCCTCAGGCAGCGAATGATAAGCATCCTCTGGAATTGGCCCAATTTGTTTTGCCACTCTTCAGGGAAATCCTCATGGTGGGGTTCCTATGAGCATACAGGCAGATTAGCTTTATTTAATTAGCACTCAAATTATACACTGAGACTAATCTAACTGCTTTACTTTTAGGAATCCTTGATACAGGGGAGACTGCAAAAAATGGTGAATAACTGTTACAACACACTGTACTAATCAGTGTTTTGCACTGTGCAGCAACTGGGACAGGTagactgaaatatttaaaaagaaataggaCAACAAAAAATTCCTTCCATTCCTTGCTTTGGAGTAATTCTAAAAGTCCTataatttccttttatttcccCTAATACATAAACGTATAACAGTGCCTCACGGTGAGGCTGGGATGTAAGTATGGCAATGTTGCCAGtttatgattttatcatgagtcttatGATATTGGATATCTATCTTAAACCCATAGTGTCTGAAGTGATGTGATCACACACAATGCCAgcttcagtattttaaaaaagttttgcgCCCTCACAGCTGAACAGAAAATACAAATCCTAAAAGCTCAAAGATCTGAAGTTGAATAAAAACAACCCAACATTTTCCAAAAGTCTTATATGATCTAATGCCTACTTAAAGTATCCATACTGTTGTTGCCAAAAATACCAGCCTATCTGGGTGTGGGGATGGTTTGTCAAGGGATAATATGTGAGTTCCTAAAAGCAATACCAAATTAGTGCTGCAGCTGAAAGAAACCATCCTTATAAGggtggagagagaggggggctTAACTATAATGACTTCCTGGTAGCCTCTTCACAGCTATTAACCCCACCAACACAAAAAAACCATCCTGCTTTCACAGTTGTCTCTTTAGGTTCCTGAAATGATGGTTTTTGGTCAATGTTCGG
This region of Mauremys mutica isolate MM-2020 ecotype Southern chromosome 10, ASM2049712v1, whole genome shotgun sequence genomic DNA includes:
- the LOC123378244 gene encoding baculoviral IAP repeat-containing protein 5.1-like isoform X1 is translated as MEAFLKKLNLACKHLIEYRDMYEYENRIKTFTDWPFMENCKCSPEHTMFIKNAPKPHVQVKAELGVSVKPTKVRKKEMARAGFIHCPSANEPDVAKCFFCLIELEGWEPNDDPQVEHSKRPSNCGFLSLAKNFDDLTMEEYYMLEMDRLRTFLCKTGRSTMKFFEEEVDATRKHLIDHFVSKHQYTPEPKMPVSESPSTC
- the LOC123378244 gene encoding baculoviral IAP repeat-containing protein 5.1-like isoform X2; this translates as MEAFLKKLNLACKHLIEYRDMYEYENRIKTFTDWPFMENCKCSPEHMARAGFIHCPSANEPDVAKCFFCLIELEGWEPNDDPQVEHSKRPSNCGFLSLAKNFDDLTMEEYYMLEMDRLRTFLCKTGRSTMKFFEEEVDATRKHLIDHFVSKHQYTPEPKMPVSESPSTC